Genomic DNA from Microbacterium sp. NC79:
GGTGACTGTACGGTGCATCCAGCGCCTGCGCCATCAGCTCTTGATCAAGCAGGTGGCCATACTGCAAAAACGCCATCAGCGTGTTGCGGTCACGGTAGACGTCTGGGGTGCGCGGCAGCGTCGCGAGCGTCACCGCGACGGCGGGGGCCGGCTCGGAGTCGGAACCATAGGGCGCGGAGCCCTGCTGGCCAGAGCCAGCGGAGACGGAACCATAGGGCGCGCCGCCTGGAGTGCGGTTTCCTGCGGCCTGATGGTCAGACCGGCGCTCGTCTGGACGCTTTTCTTTTGGTGCCCGACGTGCCGCCGCGTCGACTTCGCGGTGTACGTCGGTCGGGTCCATCCCCAACCGGCGCGCAAGCACGCGCTCGTACTCTGGGCGCAACAGAGCATCACGAATATCGGCGAGCACGGGGGCAGCCGACCGCAATGCGCCCACGCGGCCCTCAACTGTCGCGAGGTCGTAGCTCGCGAGACGCTGGTCAATCACGAACTCAAACATCGGCACTTTAGATGTCATCAGCGCCTGCACGGCCTGATCGCCGCGTTGCAGCCGCAGGTCGCACGGGTCGAGGCCATCGGGTGCGACAGCAACGTAGGTCTGGGCGTTGAAACGCTTCTCTTCGGCGAAGGCACGCAACGCTGCCTTCTGACCTGCGGCGTCCGGGTCAAACGTAAAGACCACCTCACCGTGGCCAGAATCATCGCCCATAACGCGGCGCAACACGTTGATGTGGTCGACGCCGAATGCCGTGCCGCACGTCGCGACAGCCGTCGTGATGCCTGCGACGTGGCACGCCATGACGTCGGTGTACCCTTCCACGACGACAACGCGTTTGGGGTCGCCACGCGCGATATCACGCTTGGCCAGGTCCAAACCGTAGAGCACCTGCGCCTTTTTATAGATCGGCGTCTCCGGGGTGTTCAGGTACTTCGGCCCCTTGTCGTCTTCATAGAGCTTGCGGGCGCCAAACCCAATCGTCTGCCCAGTGACGTCACGAATCGGCCAAATCAGACGCCCTCGGAACCGGTCGTAGACACCGCGGTTACCCTGCGACACGAGACCGGCAGCAAGTAGTTCCTCGCGCGTAAAGCCCTTGCGGGTCAGCGCGTTCGTCATGTTCTCCCAGCCGCGCGGCGCGTACCCCACGGCAAAGTGCGTGGCGTGGGCAGCGTCGAAGCCGCGTTCCCCAAGGAAGGCCCGAGCGGTCTCTGCTTCGGGCGAGCCCATCTGCGCACGGAAATACTCCGTCGCCGCGGCGTTGGCCGCGTATAGGCGCGCGCGCCCGCTGGTCTCCGGGGCCGAGCCGCCGTCTTCGTAATGCAACGGGTATCCGATGCGCGCTGCCAGTCGTTCCACGGCTTCAGTGAAGGTGACGTGGTCCATCTCTCGCAGGAACGTATAGACGTCACCAGACTCACCACAACCGAAGCAGTGGTAGTAGCCGACCTGTGGGCGCACGTGGAAGCTCGGTGATTTTTCGTCGTGAAACGGGCACAGCCCTTTCATCGAACCGACACCGGCCGAGCGCAATGCGACCCGTTCGCCAATGATTTCGTCGATACGGGTGCGGGCCTTCACCTCATCAACGTCGGCCTGGAGGATGCGAGGCATCAGTACGACCTGGTGGAAGGGCGAGCACCTGGCGACCAAATGCCGACGTCTGCGGCGTCTATATCGCCAACAAACCGGCGGTGCCATGCGAGTGCGGTGGCATCGGTCAGGCTCGCGACCTGGTCAACAATCACCCGTTTGCGAGCGGCGTCGTCGCGGGCTACGCGGAAGTCAGCGGAGAACACGGGATCCAGTGCGTGGCCGCCCTCGTCCCACAGCGCGGAGGCGAGACGCTTGAGCACCTTGCGCTGCTCTTTGTA
This window encodes:
- the dnaG gene encoding DNA primase, which translates into the protein MPRILQADVDEVKARTRIDEIIGERVALRSAGVGSMKGLCPFHDEKSPSFHVRPQVGYYHCFGCGESGDVYTFLREMDHVTFTEAVERLAARIGYPLHYEDGGSAPETSGRARLYAANAAATEYFRAQMGSPEAETARAFLGERGFDAAHATHFAVGYAPRGWENMTNALTRKGFTREELLAAGLVSQGNRGVYDRFRGRLIWPIRDVTGQTIGFGARKLYEDDKGPKYLNTPETPIYKKAQVLYGLDLAKRDIARGDPKRVVVVEGYTDVMACHVAGITTAVATCGTAFGVDHINVLRRVMGDDSGHGEVVFTFDPDAAGQKAALRAFAEEKRFNAQTYVAVAPDGLDPCDLRLQRGDQAVQALMTSKVPMFEFVIDQRLASYDLATVEGRVGALRSAAPVLADIRDALLRPEYERVLARRLGMDPTDVHREVDAAARRAPKEKRPDERRSDHQAAGNRTPGGAPYGSVSAGSGQQGSAPYGSDSEPAPAVAVTLATLPRTPDVYRDRNTLMAFLQYGHLLDQELMAQALDAPYSHPAFDAVRAAILSHPERTKPGWALAAIGGVREPYRMVAGELLAAEFPAKDEQAAVLAAQDLALSKVERAMNARKNELLGAVQRIAPDSEEGRALRVQLRDLDVRIRSLRGE